The region ATAATCCCCATTACAATTCCTGGACTGAGGATATTGGTCGATTCTAGACCAGGGATAAATGTTCTTAATAGAGGAGTAACAAACGTAAATGCAAAGAATCCATAAACAATAGTTGGAATACCTGCAAGTACTTCTAAGATAGGCTTTAGAATTCTTCTAATTTTATCACTAGCATATTCACTTAAATAGATTGCAGACATTAGTCCAATCGGTATAGCAACAAACATCGCTATTACGGATGAAAGTAATGTACCAGTTAAAAGCGGTAACACACCGAACTTTGCATTTTCTCCTAATGGTTTTAGTTCAGTTCCTGTAAAAAACTCTAGAAAAGGAACCTCTCTGAAAAAAGCGATTGTTTCCCTAAGTAATGTGAATAATATACCGATTGTTGTCAAAATTGAAATGACTGCAATTAATAATAAAATAGTAGGAATTAATTTCTCAAAATAATTAGAAATGTTTTTTGCATTCTTTTTCTCTTTTATCATTTCTCTAATATTTTGTTTACTGGCGTTATCCAAGGTTTTAGCCATGTTTTTAAAATACCCCTTTCATCCTTCACAACTTATATGTAAGGACAAGTGTAAAATCTCATTAAATAGCATAAGAAGATGAGGTGCTATCTAAGAGCACTCCCATCTTCGAATAATATTATTTTAAAGCTTCTAGCTCTTCTACTACAGTTTGAATTTCTGCGTCTGTTAAAGGTGCAAATCCAGTTTCAGCAGCTACAGTTTGAGCATTTTGCATTGTATAGATTGCAAAATCTAATACTTGTGGTTTTGCTTTAGCCATATTTACATTTAGGTAAGTAAATACAGGGCGTGTAAATGGAGCATAAGAACCATCTTCTTTAATCGTATCAAGAGTTGGTTCAACCGCACCATTTCCAAAATTTATTTTCACTGCAGTCAATTTATCTTTGTTATTTACATAGTATCCATATCCAAAGAATCCAATTGCATTTTTATCTTTTGATACTAGATCAACTAGAGTTGAATATTCTTGTTGTAAGTTAATATCTCCAACTAAATCTTGCTCATCTAGGATTTTCTCGAAGAAGAATTCATAAGTTCCGTGGTTTTCGTTAGGACCGTATGTTTTAATTGGTTCATTTGGGAAATCCGCGCGAACATCAGACCAGTTCTTTTTACCCGCACTTGCAAGGAAAATATCGATAATTTCTTGTTGAGTTAATTCAGTAGCCCAGTCGTTTTCTGGATTAATAACAATCGTTAAACCATCAAGAGCAACTTTAAGTTCTTTTACTTCTATTCCTAAATCTTGTGCTGTAGCAGCTTCTTCATCTTTAATTTTACGAGATGCATTGTTGAAATCAGTTCCATCTTCAACTAAGAATTTTTTAAATCCAGCACTTGTTCCAGCACGGCTTACTTCTACAGATACATTTTCTTGTGCTTCAGTCATATAATCTTCAGCCGACTTTGCCATAAATGGGTATACAGTTCCAGACCCATCAACTACAACGCTACCTTCTAATTCAGCTGTTTCAGCAGCATCACCTTTTGCAGCTTCGTTTCCTGTTTGTTCATTATTTTCTTCTGTGTTTTCAGTACCACATGCAGTAGCAAAAACTGCGAATAATGCTAAAGTCAACATAAGAAGTAGGTTTTTAAAGTTTTTCATTCCTTATTTCCCCCTAAGAGTTGTGTTTGATTTGTCCTACAAGAATTAATATAAAGGATTAGTATTAATTCAGTTTTAACCATTTGTAAAGGTTTTGTAAATTCGTGTAGAAATGTGTATCATTTTTTATTTATGGGCAAATATATCAAAAAAAAAATAGCACGATAGCTAGAAAGCTATGTGCTAATAGTATTAATTTATAAATTTTAATTATTCGTTCTCAACAGAATTGTTTTCTTCTGGCTCGACTTCAGTCTGAGTAGATTCTTCAGAGGTATTGCTTGTCATTCGATCTTTTCCTTTCAACTCAAAGTACTTATCTAAAATCCTTTTGCCAATAAAATTATTAATTGAATGTCTATCACTATAATCAGCATACGCAAATGGAACCACCACTGAAAAAGCAACTTCAGGGTTATCGTAAGGAGCATAGCCAACTAATGTAACATTATAGGCAGAGTATAGTTTCTTTTTCTCCCCGAATTTCCCTTCCCCATCATAGTAGAAGGATTCAGCCGTTCCTGTTTTGCCTGCGGGCTTATAAGGTGCATTTCCAAAATGACCATAGGCTGTACCGCCACTTTCTTGCATTACCTGTCTAAACCCTTCTTGAACACGATCTATTTGTTCAGGTGTCATGTCAATCCTATTTAGGATAGAAGGTTCAAATGGTTTAACAACTGGACCTAATTGTTCGTGTTCCATTATTGGTTGACGTATCTCTCGAACAATTTTGGGTTGCATCCTATAGCCGCCATTTGCAATTGTTGATACGTACTGTGCCATTTGTAAAGGAGTATACGTATCATATTGCCCTATGGTTAAGTCTAATAAAAATCCTGGTAAACTAGTGTTTCTTCCAGTGAATCCAGTTGATTCACCCGGCAAGTCAATTCCGGTCTTAACACCTAACCCAAATTGGCTAAAGTAATTACGCATTGTTGGAAAAACTTCTTGGTCAAATGGTAGTGCCTTATTAGGTCGATAGGTTGCATTTGCAATAGCGATACCGGTCTTAAACATATAGACATTTGAGGATTTACGTAGAGCTGTCAAATCATCAATTAATCCCATAGTCGAAACTGATTTCTTCGGGGGACTCCCTTTTATATAGATTGTTTCGTCCCGTAGTCTTGTTCCAATCTGTAAAACTCCTGTTTGATAACCTGTTAACACAGTAGCACCTTTAATAGCCGATCCCATTGTGTAGGCAGCATTCATATTACCTAACGCGTAATCATCTAACTCAGGCTTTCCGTCTCTTACAACATACTTCTTACCAGCCATCGTTAAAAGCTCACCGGTCTTTGGGTCCATCATAACAACAAAAGCACTGTCAAGAAAATGTGTACCCGGCTTTTTCTTAGCAATTAACAGCTCTTCTTCAATGATCTTCTCAACTTCTTGCTGTAAGTCCATATCAATAGATAATACTAAATCTTTGCCGCGTTCACCTTCTGAGATTACTTTTGTATCAAGAAGATTGTTACCTTTAGTGATATTTTCAATCTTTCCTTTTTGACCATGAAGAACCTCTTCATATTGCTCTTCTAGATAACTTTTCCCAACTCTATCATTCCTGTTATAGCCACGAGCAAGAAAATAATCTAGTTTTTCCCGAGGTAGTCCCTCTTCAGCAGTTGAAGTGGTGCCAAGTATGGATCTAAGCATCGAACCATAAGAGTACTCTCTTTCCCAGTCAGTTGTGGTATCAATACCAGGAAGTTCTTCTAAGTGTTCACTTACTACAGCATATTCTTTGTTCGAAACATCTTGATTTTTTACAATTTGAGGTGTTAGTGAATAACCTTTATTCAATTCCCTAAAGATGGCTACGACTTCTAACTCAGCCTCGGATATTTTAGCAAGATCAGATTCAGTAATTCGTTCTAGTTGCCTTTGGTACAGGTCACTATTAGTTAATTCTTTTTCATCCAAAAGCTCCAATTCTTCCTCTGTAATTAAAGCCTTTGCTTCTTCATGTCGTGTAATAATCCAATAATCCTTTATATCACGTTCTGTTAGCTTACTAGTGTCCTTTTCGATAAAAGTTGCAAGTTTTTCAGCAACTTCAACCATTTCTATTGCTTTTGTCCCTTGCGCACGTGTATAGGTAATCGCATGAAGTGGGTTATTGTCCACAATCACTCGCCCATAACGGTCGTAGATTTTACCGCGTGGTACTGGTGTACTTACTGTACTATTCTCGGTACGGTCTACCTGCTTTTGATAGTTTTCACCATGGACAATTTGCACAACACCTAAGCGGAGTATCAACGCAGAAAACAGGATAAATACAAGGAAAAATAACATATTTAAACGAAAAGGAACATGTGACTTTTTCTTCTTTTTCATAGTACCAACAACCTTTTTTTTCATTTAAGAACAGAAAAAGGCACCTTAAGGCGGTGCCTTGCTTATTATTTATTCTATAAGAAATCCTTTCGTTTTACCACTATGAAGATAGAATCATTTTATGGGAATTGTTTGTTTAGCTTGTTGCTCCACCTTCCCCTTCAACCAACTTTCGGTTGGATGGTGATTCTAACCCTGTTTCTTCATTTGCTTCCTCTGGATCATGGATTGTTACTTTTCTAATGAAAAAATAGATAATCGCATGACCAGCTCCAATGGTTGCAAGTAAGATAGGAATACTTTTCTTTTCGTCAAAGAAAGAAACAGCAATTAGAAATAAAAGAATAGATACAATCCTACCAGAATTCAGAAATAGTTCTCGAACCACAATATATTCGATTCTCATTTTTGCTGCATTCCAGCCTTTACCTATCACATCGTAGGTTAACGAAATGTAAGGAACCAAAAGAGTAGGGTAAGCAATAGCAATAACTACCGCGTAAATTAATAATCGAGCATATGTTACATCAAACAAAATAATATAAATTGCGGCATATAATAGTAAACCACCGATGAGAATTGCTTTTTTTCGATACTTTTTCTTAATTAAACGTGTAACGATGAAATAAGAGACAAACGAGACTGCAGCATTTACTAAGCCAAATTTACCAAGTGCTAGTTCACTATTGGTTGTAATAAAGACCAATACTGAAATAACAAATATGAAAGTCCCTTCTCTTAGTCCCTGAAAAAAATGAGCATTTGTTACAAGCTTCCAGTTTTTATTGTTTTTTCTTTCTTGAAGAATTCTTCTAAATAAGAAATCGCCCTCAGCCTTTCTCCTTTTAATAAAGAAACTAAGAACAACAGCTCCTGTAAAGAGTGCGAGTGAAATAGTAAAAATTACTGTATATCCTGTAAATTTTTCCATTGTTGATATAATGTATCCGGCAACAATTGGTCCAATCATACCAGCAGATGATCCTAATATCCCTAAAAAGCCATTAAAAAAGTCTCGGGTTTCTGGCTCAGTTATTTCAAAAGTAAGTACATTAAAAGCTAGCCAATAAAAACCATATCCAATTCCGAGTGAGGCTCCAAGTAATACTAAATATTCAGAGGCGTTTTCACCAATGATGAGGACAGTTATAAAAAAAATGGCTAAAAAGGTGACACCTAGCCTAAGTACAATGACTCTGTCTATTTTTTTTGCAAACCTTCCCGCTAACATAAAGGCGAGAGGTTGTAAAACAACAATGGATAAGTTATATAACCCTATGTCAAAAAACTTCCCTGATTGTTTCCACAAGTAAACATTTACAAAGGTGTTTGAAAGTGAGATGCTTAACGAATACAATCCACCAATTAATAAAAGCAATATTAAATCTTTATTAATTTCGTTATTTCCTGATAGTTTTCTCAAACCAAACATAGCTGACTCCCCTTCTCTGTCTAATCTGTAGTTTGCCAAAAAGCTTTTACAGATATTCGGAAATAGAGGAATTAAGCAAAAACAAAAAAGCTAATGTGGTTGTTTCCACATTAGCTTTTTTAATTTGTGAGATTATTTTGCTGCGTTGTAACGCTTAGTTACTTCATCCCAGTTTACAACATTGAAGAATGCTGCAACATAATCAGGACGACGGTTTTGATAATTTAAGTAGTAAGCATGCTCCCAAACGTCAACACCAAGTACAGGTGTTTTACCTTCCATTAATGGAGAGTCTTGGTTTGGTGTGCTAGTTACTTCTAATTCACCATTGTTAACTACTAGCCAAGCCCAACCTGAACCAAAACGAGTTGCAGCAGCTTTTGCGAATTCTTCTTTAAATGAAGCAAAGCTTCCGAATTTGCTGTTGATTGCGTCTGCTAATTCACCAGTAGGTTCACCGCCACCGTTTGGAGAAAGAATTGTCCAGAAAAGGCTGTGGTTAGCGTGTCCTCCACCATTGTTACGTACAGCTGTACGTGCTGCTTCAGGAACTGCATCAAGGTTTGAGATTAGATCTTCAACACTCTTGCTTAGTAACTCTTCGTTACCTTCTAATGCTGCGTTCACGTTTGTAATGTATGTATTGTGGTGTTTTGTGTGGTGAATATTCATGGTTTCTTTGTCAATGTGTGGTTCTAATGCATCATATGCATATGGTAATTGTGGTAATTCGTATGCCATAATAATTTCCTCCTTGGATATAGATAATTTTTTTGTAAACATCATGAAACACATATACATGTTTCATATGTTTGTTAATTCTTACATTACCAAAACTGCCATTAAATATCAATTAATTAGCTCTCAACATAACTATAATAGCCTATGCTTTTACATTTATACATACAGCCTCTTCAAATGTTGATTCTAGTTTATATCCAGTCCGTTTCTTTTCGCTACAGGCACTTGCTTTCCGCGGGGAGGAAGTCGAGCCTCCTCGACGTTCCGTCTGCGGGGTCTCGACCTTTCCTCAACTCCCGCAGGAGTCAAGTACCTTCCGCTCCAATCCACTATGCGTCTGTATAATAGACAGTTACAAAACAACCACTAGAAAATAACCTATCATAATCGCTTGTATGATTCCTTTTGTAATGACTCCGCTTAGGAAGCCTAGTAATGATCCAATTCCTATTTTGACAGCTTTTTTGAACTCAGTTTTATGTACGATTAGTTCTCCAATTATTGCTCCTGCGAATGGGCCGATAATGATTCCTGCCACAGGTATGACAAAAGGTCCAACTAACAAGCCAATAGTACTTCCCCATATGGCAGCTTTGCTTCCTCCGAACTTTTTTACTCCGAGTAAGTTTGTTAGATAATCCGCAGCTAGTAGTAATATAAAGAACAGTATTTGAATACTCCAGAAGAGAATTGAAAAATGGTCAAATCCATATGCAAAGCCATATATAGCTATTCCGAGTGCAATAAATACAACACTTGGAATGATTGGATAAACGAGTCCTATAAATGAGATGATAAAGCACGCAATGATTAAGATCCAATATAAAATATCCATAGCTCTCTCCTTAACTAAAAAAAGTGCAAGGGTTATAATCCCCTTGCACTCTATTATATAGGAAAATATTTCTTTTTACACATTATAAATGACGTTCACCAAGAACAGCTTCTGCTATATTAACAGCATGATCTCCAATTCTTTCGAGGTTACTAATAATATCAACAAACACAATACCAGCTTGTGCAGAACATTTCCCTTCAGTTAGACGAAGGATATGTTTTTTACGTAAAGAGCGTTCCATACTATCAATTTGTTCTTCTTTCTTCACCACTTCAATAGCAGCGTGTGTATCATGATCTTCTAATGCTTTGAAAGCTTCATTTAAAGTAGAAATTGTTAATGCAAACATTTCATCTAAATCTTCAATAGCACCATCAGTAAGCTTAACTTTATTCGAGACTTGATAATCTACAAGCTCAATAATGTTCTCAAAATGGTCTCCAACTCGTTCAATATCACGTACCGTGTCTACCAATGCAGAATGTAGTGTTGATTCTGATTCAGACATTGAGCTAGATGAAAGTTGAATTAGATAATCGGTGATCTTTCGATCTAAATTATTTATCGCATCTTCAAGTTGTAATGCAACATCAGCGTGTTTCTGCTGTTGTGTCTTTAAAAAGTTATGTGATTCTTCAAGGCCTGTTACAGCAAATTTCCCCATTCGAACAACTTCTTCTCTTGCTTGGCCGATCGCAATGGAAGGAGATTGTTCAATAAATATAGGATCTAAATGCTTTGCTTTATATTCAACTATTGAATCTTCACCTGGAATAATCTTTGTAACTAAAAAGGCTAAGAAAGCAATAAATGGAAATTGAATTATTACGTTTGTTAAGTTAAATGTTCCATGAGCGAAAGCGATTGTCATTTCAGGGTTCAAATTGAATATTGTTTGGAACCAAACAATTAACTTTGTGAATAACGGTAAGACTAATAGGAAGATTGCAGTTCCTAACAAGTTAAAGATAACATGAGTTAAAGCAGCTCGCTTCGCAGCTACTGAAGCTCCTATTGCGGCTAAAATTGCAGTAATCGTTGTACCAATGTTATCCCCAAACAGAACAGGTAACGCAGCAGTGAGGGTAACTAAGCCTTCACCGTATAATCCCTGAAGAATACCAATTGTAGCACTTGAACTTTGAACAATGACTGTAAAGACTGTACCAATAACAACCCCTAAAATTGGGTTCGAACTCATACTAACTGTTAAATCATGAAAAGCCTCGAATGCTCGTAATGGTTTCATACCATCGCCCATCATTTGAAGTCCTAAGAATAAAGCACCGAATCCAAATACAATTTGTCCAAGATGATGAATTCTTTTACTTTTGAAAAAGAATAGCAAAAGTGCACCTAGGGCTATGATAGGTAGAGCATAGTCTGTTATTTTAATTCCTATGATAAATGCTGTTATCGTTGTACCGATATTAGCACCCATAATTACTCCAATAGCTTGTCTCAAGTTCATAAATCCTGCACTTACGAGACCTACAGTTATTACTGTTGTTCCACTACTGGTTTGCAGGAGCACAGTTACTAATATACCTGCAAGTACACCCATAAATGGGTTAGTTGTATATCGATCTAAAATATCCCTTAGTTTGTCACCAGCTGATTTTTGTAGCCCGTCACCCATGTATTTTATTCCGAATAGAAAAATACCGAGTCCACCAATAAATTCAAATATCATCTTTTGAACATCTAGTTCCAACACTTTTCAACCCCTATGTATAAGTTTTCGACAAGAAAATACAAACCTTTTCAAATGTAACGTAAAGTAAATTTATTGTAAAGAATTTATTATCTATACTTTATACATTTTACACAAACTATATAAAATTGATTCTTTTATTGTTAAATTAGGGTCTCCTCGTTAAAATATTGTTGAGAGTACTTTAAGGATGTGTATATATGTCAATTTTCAAACAGTTTTATAAAAGCTTATATTCACCAAAGGACATTGCTTCTTTCCGTTTTCAAGGAATTGGAAAAACCATTTTGTTTGTTTTTGTTTTATCTCTTATTTCGCTTCTTCCAACTGGCTATCTTATTTCAACTGACATTTCAACTACTGTCGGTAATTTCGAGGAACTGCTTTCAGAAGATCTCCCCGATTTTAAAATTGAAAATGGTGTACTAGAGTCTGAGTATAGAGAACCGTATATTATTGAAAACAATAACTTTACCTTTATCTTAGACAGTAGTGGTGAATTAACCGAAGAAGATGTCGAAAGTTTCAAGGATAGCCTTGTATTATTGAAAAATAAAGCATTACTAGTAACTGATATTAATGTTCAAACCTTTGATTACTCCCTTGTTGAAGGTATGCCAATTACAAGTAAAGAACTTGTTAGCTTTTTTAATACATTTAAAACTGCATTACCTATTATCATTCCTGTTATTTTGCTTATCTTTTTTATTATGGTAAGTGGTTTGAAATTTATCGAAGTCACTTTCATTGCACTTATTGGGTTAATTTTGAACAATATCGTAAAGCTTAATTTACGCTTCCGACATACCTGGGTAATGGCTGCTTATAGTGTTACCATCCCTACTGTTTTCTTTACAATAATGGAAGCCTTACGAATACAAGTCATAATGGGAGCTTTCTTAAACTGGTTTGTTGCAGTTATTGTTCTTTACCTTGCAATGAAAGAAATCCTTAACAAAAAAATTAAATCATAAGCAAATAAGTGATTTTTTAGTCATTTCTTCCGATGGACAAGCATATGGATAAATAAGCTTGTCCATTGGAGGTTTTTTTATGAAAAAGTTTATTGGCGTACTACTTGCATTATTTTTATTATATATTGTGTATCATGATGTAACACAAGGAACCTTACCATCAATGAAAGAGCAGCCAGTTGCAGCTGCAGCTGCAGAGCAAGTATCAAAGCCTATCGAAAATACTACAATCCCTTTTCAAATTGTAAAAATTAAAGCAGGAGATACAGTGCTCTCTCTTACTGAATCATTATCTACCGGTAATGTCTCCATAGAAAAGATTATTTCTGATTTTGAAGAACTAAACCCAAAAGCGACTGCAAACTCGATTATTATTGGAAAAGAATATAAAATCCCTGTTTATTCAGAGGGAGAATGATTCTTTCTTGTCAATGCTCATAAACCACTGGTACAATAAAAAAGTGAAATAATAACAATTCAATATAAGTTAAAGTAACTATTCGAAGGAGCGATTTTTCTTGACTGAAATAATCCATCGTACGAAAACCCGTCCTATTAAAGTTGGTAACTTAACGATAGGTGGAAATAATGAAGTTGTCATTCAAAGTATGACGACTACCAAAACA is a window of Cytobacillus luteolus DNA encoding:
- the pstC gene encoding phosphate ABC transporter permease subunit PstC, yielding MAKTLDNASKQNIREMIKEKKNAKNISNYFEKLIPTILLLIAVISILTTIGILFTLLRETIAFFREVPFLEFFTGTELKPLGENAKFGVLPLLTGTLLSSVIAMFVAIPIGLMSAIYLSEYASDKIRRILKPILEVLAGIPTIVYGFFAFTFVTPLLRTFIPGLESTNILSPGIVMGIMIIPMVASLSEDAMSSVPNAMREGALALGATKLEVTWKVVIPAAISGIAASFVLGISRAIGETMIVTIASGSSKNFTFDITQSMQTMTAYIVEVSGGEAAAGTTLYFSLYAVAMTLFVFTLIMNLVAQYISRKFREEY
- a CDS encoding PstS family phosphate ABC transporter substrate-binding protein translates to MKNFKNLLLMLTLALFAVFATACGTENTEENNEQTGNEAAKGDAAETAELEGSVVVDGSGTVYPFMAKSAEDYMTEAQENVSVEVSRAGTSAGFKKFLVEDGTDFNNASRKIKDEEAATAQDLGIEVKELKVALDGLTIVINPENDWATELTQQEIIDIFLASAGKKNWSDVRADFPNEPIKTYGPNENHGTYEFFFEKILDEQDLVGDINLQQEYSTLVDLVSKDKNAIGFFGYGYYVNNKDKLTAVKINFGNGAVEPTLDTIKEDGSYAPFTRPVFTYLNVNMAKAKPQVLDFAIYTMQNAQTVAAETGFAPLTDAEIQTVVEELEALK
- a CDS encoding peptidoglycan D,D-transpeptidase FtsI family protein is translated as MKKKKKSHVPFRLNMLFFLVFILFSALILRLGVVQIVHGENYQKQVDRTENSTVSTPVPRGKIYDRYGRVIVDNNPLHAITYTRAQGTKAIEMVEVAEKLATFIEKDTSKLTERDIKDYWIITRHEEAKALITEEELELLDEKELTNSDLYQRQLERITESDLAKISEAELEVVAIFRELNKGYSLTPQIVKNQDVSNKEYAVVSEHLEELPGIDTTTDWEREYSYGSMLRSILGTTSTAEEGLPREKLDYFLARGYNRNDRVGKSYLEEQYEEVLHGQKGKIENITKGNNLLDTKVISEGERGKDLVLSIDMDLQQEVEKIIEEELLIAKKKPGTHFLDSAFVVMMDPKTGELLTMAGKKYVVRDGKPELDDYALGNMNAAYTMGSAIKGATVLTGYQTGVLQIGTRLRDETIYIKGSPPKKSVSTMGLIDDLTALRKSSNVYMFKTGIAIANATYRPNKALPFDQEVFPTMRNYFSQFGLGVKTGIDLPGESTGFTGRNTSLPGFLLDLTIGQYDTYTPLQMAQYVSTIANGGYRMQPKIVREIRQPIMEHEQLGPVVKPFEPSILNRIDMTPEQIDRVQEGFRQVMQESGGTAYGHFGNAPYKPAGKTGTAESFYYDGEGKFGEKKKLYSAYNVTLVGYAPYDNPEVAFSVVVPFAYADYSDRHSINNFIGKRILDKYFELKGKDRMTSNTSEESTQTEVEPEENNSVENE
- a CDS encoding MFS transporter; translated protein: MFGLRKLSGNNEINKDLILLLLIGGLYSLSISLSNTFVNVYLWKQSGKFFDIGLYNLSIVVLQPLAFMLAGRFAKKIDRVIVLRLGVTFLAIFFITVLIIGENASEYLVLLGASLGIGYGFYWLAFNVLTFEITEPETRDFFNGFLGILGSSAGMIGPIVAGYIISTMEKFTGYTVIFTISLALFTGAVVLSFFIKRRKAEGDFLFRRILQERKNNKNWKLVTNAHFFQGLREGTFIFVISVLVFITTNSELALGKFGLVNAAVSFVSYFIVTRLIKKKYRKKAILIGGLLLYAAIYIILFDVTYARLLIYAVVIAIAYPTLLVPYISLTYDVIGKGWNAAKMRIEYIVVRELFLNSGRIVSILLFLIAVSFFDEKKSIPILLATIGAGHAIIYFFIRKVTIHDPEEANEETGLESPSNRKLVEGEGGATS
- a CDS encoding superoxide dismutase; protein product: MAYELPQLPYAYDALEPHIDKETMNIHHTKHHNTYITNVNAALEGNEELLSKSVEDLISNLDAVPEAARTAVRNNGGGHANHSLFWTILSPNGGGEPTGELADAINSKFGSFASFKEEFAKAAATRFGSGWAWLVVNNGELEVTSTPNQDSPLMEGKTPVLGVDVWEHAYYLNYQNRRPDYVAAFFNVVNWDEVTKRYNAAK
- a CDS encoding DUF456 domain-containing protein; translated protein: MDILYWILIIACFIISFIGLVYPIIPSVVFIALGIAIYGFAYGFDHFSILFWSIQILFFILLLAADYLTNLLGVKKFGGSKAAIWGSTIGLLVGPFVIPVAGIIIGPFAGAIIGELIVHKTEFKKAVKIGIGSLLGFLSGVITKGIIQAIMIGYFLVVVL
- a CDS encoding Na/Pi cotransporter family protein, which gives rise to MELDVQKMIFEFIGGLGIFLFGIKYMGDGLQKSAGDKLRDILDRYTTNPFMGVLAGILVTVLLQTSSGTTVITVGLVSAGFMNLRQAIGVIMGANIGTTITAFIIGIKITDYALPIIALGALLLFFFKSKRIHHLGQIVFGFGALFLGLQMMGDGMKPLRAFEAFHDLTVSMSSNPILGVVIGTVFTVIVQSSSATIGILQGLYGEGLVTLTAALPVLFGDNIGTTITAILAAIGASVAAKRAALTHVIFNLLGTAIFLLVLPLFTKLIVWFQTIFNLNPEMTIAFAHGTFNLTNVIIQFPFIAFLAFLVTKIIPGEDSIVEYKAKHLDPIFIEQSPSIAIGQAREEVVRMGKFAVTGLEESHNFLKTQQQKHADVALQLEDAINNLDRKITDYLIQLSSSSMSESESTLHSALVDTVRDIERVGDHFENIIELVDYQVSNKVKLTDGAIEDLDEMFALTISTLNEAFKALEDHDTHAAIEVVKKEEQIDSMERSLRKKHILRLTEGKCSAQAGIVFVDIISNLERIGDHAVNIAEAVLGERHL
- a CDS encoding DUF1189 domain-containing protein; translated protein: MSIFKQFYKSLYSPKDIASFRFQGIGKTILFVFVLSLISLLPTGYLISTDISTTVGNFEELLSEDLPDFKIENGVLESEYREPYIIENNNFTFILDSSGELTEEDVESFKDSLVLLKNKALLVTDINVQTFDYSLVEGMPITSKELVSFFNTFKTALPIIIPVILLIFFIMVSGLKFIEVTFIALIGLILNNIVKLNLRFRHTWVMAAYSVTIPTVFFTIMEALRIQVIMGAFLNWFVAVIVLYLAMKEILNKKIKS